A window of Candidatus Nitrospira allomarina genomic DNA:
AAGCCGTCACACCCGAAACCAAGGCTGAAGCCTTTAAACACCTGGTACCCAATGCGCTCTGGTGGTTTCGCTGGGGAGCCCTGTTCACCTGGATATTTGGGGCCGCCCTCCTGATGAATCAACATCGTATGGGAAGTGCATTTATGCTGCAGGGACCGGATGCCGTGATCGGCATGGGTGCCTGGCTTGGGACCATTATGTTGCTGAATGTGTGGGGAATCATTTGGCCCAATCAGAAAAAAGTCCTTGGGCTCAAGGAAGCCACACCTGAAGAAAAAGCCAAGGCCGGACGGATGGCACTCCTGGCGTCTCGCACGAATACCATGCTTTCCATCCCCATGTTATTTTTCATGGCCAATTCCGGCCATGCCTCCGGTTTGTTCTGATCTCAATCATCCATTATCTTTCGAATCAGAATTAAGACAAAAGCCGGGGTCGAAAGACCCCGGCTTTTTCTATAAAGTACCCTCGTTTTTTTTGGCTCACTAGAAGAGCAGAGGTTATATAAACCAGGGAGCCACAGCCCACAATCCGGAGCAAAAATCGCTATGCTCCATTTATCCCAGAATCCTTAATTCGTGTTTGGCACTGAATCCAACCCCTTAAGTTCGTCCCCCGCT
This region includes:
- a CDS encoding urate hydroxylase PuuD, whose protein sequence is MESLLAWGHFLAGITWIGILYYFNFIQVPFLKAVTPETKAEAFKHLVPNALWWFRWGALFTWIFGAALLMNQHRMGSAFMLQGPDAVIGMGAWLGTIMLLNVWGIIWPNQKKVLGLKEATPEEKAKAGRMALLASRTNTMLSIPMLFFMANSGHASGLF